CCTCGAGATCGAGGACCTGCGCTCCCTGCGCACCTGGGGCAGCAAGACCCCCGGGCACCCCGAGCACGGCCACACCGCCGGCGTCGAGACCACCACCGGCCCCCTCGGCCAGGGCGTCGCCAACGCGGTCGGCATGGCCATGGCCGCCCGCCGCGAGCGCGGCCTGTTCGACCCCGACACGGCGGAGGCCGACTCCCCGTTCACCCACCACGTCTACGCGATCTGCTCCGACGGCGATCTCGAGGAGGGCATCAGCGCCGAGGCGTCCTCGATCGCCGGCACCCAGCAGCTCGGCAACCTGACGATGATCTACGACGCCAACCGCATCTCCATCGAGGGCGACACCGACGTCGCCTTCACCGAGGACGTCGGCGCCCGCTACGAGGCCTACGGCTGGCACGTGCAGACCGTCGACTGGACCAACGACGGCACCGACTACGTTGAGGACGTCGCCGCTCTGTACGACGCGGTGCGCGCCGCCGCGGAGGTCACCGACCGCCCCAGCCTCGTCGTGCTGCGCACCCTGATCGCCTGGCCCGCGCCGACCGCGCAGGGCACCGGCAAGTCCCACGGCTCGGCCCTCGGGGCCGAGGAGGTCGCGGCGACCAAGGAGATCCTCGGCTTCGACCCCGAGAAGCACTTCGAGGTGCCCGAGGACGTCATCGCCCGCACCCGCTCGCTGGTGGAGCGCGGCAAGCTGGAGCAGTCGGCCTGGCAGGAGCGGTTCGACGCCTGGCAGGCGGCCGCGCCCGAGGAGCGGCTCGAGGTCTTCCGTCGCATGCAGACCCGGGCGCTGCCCGAAGGGCTGGCCGACGCCCTGCCGAGCTTCGACGCCGACCCCAAGGGCGTCGCCACCCGCAAGGCCTCCGGCGCGGTCATCAACGCCGTCGCGGCCGTCATGCCCGAGCTGTGGGGCGGCTCCGCCGACCTGGCGGAGTCCAACAACACCACCATCGAGGACGCGCCCTCCTTCATCCCGGCGGTCCGGTCCACCGACCAGTGGTCGGGCGACCCGCTCGCCGGACGCGTGCTGCACTTCGGCATCCGCGAGCACGGCATGGGTGGCATCCTCAACGGCATCGCCCTCCACGGCGGCACCCGCGTCTTCGGCGGCACCTTCCTCACCTTCAGCGACTACATGCGCGGCTCCGTCCGCCTGGCCGCGCTGATGGGCCTGCCGGTCACCTACGTGTGGACCCACGACTCGATCGGCCTCGGCGAGGACGGCCCGACGCACCAGCCGATCGAGCACCTGGCGGCGCTGCGCGCGATCCCCGGCCTCGACGTCGTACGCCCCGCGGACGCCAACGAGACCGCGGCCGCGTGGCACGCGGTGCTCCAGCGCACCGACCACCCGGCCGGCATCGCGCTCACCCGCCAGAACGTCCCCGTCTTCCCGCGCGGCGAGGACGGCTTCAGCGACACCTCGAACGTGCACCGCGGCGGGTACGTCCTCCTCGACGTCGAGGGCGGCGACCCCGACGTCATCCTGATGGGCACCGGCTCCGAGGTGCAGGTGGCGGTCGCCGCGCGCGACCTCCTCGCCGAGGACGGCATCCGTGCCCGCGTCGTCTCCCTGCCCTGCCTCGAGTGGTTCGAGGAGCAGGAGGAGGCCTACCGCGAGACCGTGCTCCCCCCGACGGTCAAGGCCCGCGTGTCGGTCGAGGCCGGCGTGAAGCAGGGCTGGCGCGAGTACGTCGGCGACCACGGCCGCATCGTGTCCATCGACCACTACGGCGCCTCGGCCGACTACGCGCGCATCTACGAGGAGTTCGACATCACCGGCGAGGCGGTGGCCAACGCCGCTCGCGACAGCCTGCGCACGCTCACCGACTGACGTCGGCCGAGCCCGCAGCC
This genomic stretch from Nocardioides renjunii harbors:
- the tkt gene encoding transketolase, whose amino-acid sequence is MDAVQKVGNGHPGTAMSLAPAAYLLFQKVMRHNPADPHWTGRDRFVLSAGHSSITLYTQLFLGGWGLEIEDLRSLRTWGSKTPGHPEHGHTAGVETTTGPLGQGVANAVGMAMAARRERGLFDPDTAEADSPFTHHVYAICSDGDLEEGISAEASSIAGTQQLGNLTMIYDANRISIEGDTDVAFTEDVGARYEAYGWHVQTVDWTNDGTDYVEDVAALYDAVRAAAEVTDRPSLVVLRTLIAWPAPTAQGTGKSHGSALGAEEVAATKEILGFDPEKHFEVPEDVIARTRSLVERGKLEQSAWQERFDAWQAAAPEERLEVFRRMQTRALPEGLADALPSFDADPKGVATRKASGAVINAVAAVMPELWGGSADLAESNNTTIEDAPSFIPAVRSTDQWSGDPLAGRVLHFGIREHGMGGILNGIALHGGTRVFGGTFLTFSDYMRGSVRLAALMGLPVTYVWTHDSIGLGEDGPTHQPIEHLAALRAIPGLDVVRPADANETAAAWHAVLQRTDHPAGIALTRQNVPVFPRGEDGFSDTSNVHRGGYVLLDVEGGDPDVILMGTGSEVQVAVAARDLLAEDGIRARVVSLPCLEWFEEQEEAYRETVLPPTVKARVSVEAGVKQGWREYVGDHGRIVSIDHYGASADYARIYEEFDITGEAVANAARDSLRTLTD